One window from the genome of Bacillus weihaiensis encodes:
- the cls gene encoding cardiolipin synthase yields MKYTFRLLLFLTVIASLILMSKNLWGESIVGIFSVLFTLSIIFICIVIFLENRHPSHTITWLVVLGGFPLIGFFFYLFFGRNIKKRRLFEKKALTDEKAFLEIEGNGQSYQDKMELMGDHQQLLFKLAHRLGHSPISFATNTKALTDGLETFQHIIQELKKAENYIHLEYYIVRNDDIGNSIKDVLIEKAKIGVQVRFLYDSVGCWKLSKEYIKELRDAGVEMVPFLPVKVPLLTNKINFRNHRKIIVIDGAVGFVGGLNIGDEYLGRDSYFGYWRDTHLLIKGEAVRTLQMIFIQDWYYMTDQKLSSEEYLKMEISHPPEQTGGVQLIAGGPDNKWDVIKNLFFSMIVSAKESIWIASPYFVPDEDILTALKVAALSGIDVRLLVPQRPDKKIVYYASRSYFPELLEAGAKVYEYEKGFLHSKIIIVDYELASIGTANMDMRSFHLNFEVNAFLYRTGSTQKLVTEYMNDIENSNEIIYEEFAKRSFAKKVYESTARLMSPLL; encoded by the coding sequence ATGAAATATACATTTCGATTATTGCTTTTCCTCACTGTCATTGCTTCTCTCATATTAATGTCCAAGAATCTATGGGGCGAAAGTATTGTAGGGATTTTTAGTGTTTTGTTTACCCTCTCCATCATTTTTATCTGTATCGTCATATTTTTAGAGAATCGACATCCTTCCCATACAATTACCTGGTTAGTTGTATTAGGAGGGTTTCCACTAATTGGATTTTTCTTTTATCTTTTTTTTGGTCGAAATATAAAAAAACGCAGATTGTTTGAAAAAAAGGCTTTAACAGATGAAAAAGCTTTTTTAGAGATTGAAGGAAACGGTCAATCTTATCAGGATAAAATGGAGCTAATGGGAGATCACCAACAGCTACTGTTTAAATTGGCGCATCGGTTAGGGCATAGCCCGATTTCATTCGCAACGAATACAAAGGCATTAACAGATGGGCTTGAGACCTTTCAGCATATCATTCAAGAATTAAAAAAAGCGGAGAATTATATTCATCTTGAGTATTATATTGTTCGAAACGATGATATTGGGAACAGTATCAAAGACGTACTCATTGAAAAAGCCAAAATAGGTGTTCAGGTGCGATTTTTATATGATTCGGTAGGGTGTTGGAAGCTTTCAAAAGAGTACATAAAAGAGCTGCGAGATGCTGGGGTAGAGATGGTACCGTTTCTACCTGTGAAGGTTCCGTTATTAACGAATAAGATCAACTTTCGAAACCATCGAAAAATAATTGTAATAGATGGAGCTGTAGGATTTGTCGGAGGTTTAAATATTGGGGATGAATACTTAGGAAGAGACAGCTATTTTGGCTATTGGCGAGATACACACCTTCTTATTAAGGGAGAGGCCGTTAGAACACTTCAGATGATTTTTATCCAAGATTGGTACTATATGACGGATCAGAAATTATCTTCTGAGGAATACCTAAAGATGGAAATATCACATCCTCCTGAGCAAACAGGTGGGGTTCAATTAATTGCTGGTGGACCAGACAATAAGTGGGATGTTATTAAAAATCTTTTCTTCTCTATGATTGTCTCAGCAAAAGAATCAATTTGGATTGCTTCTCCATATTTTGTGCCAGACGAGGATATCCTAACAGCTTTAAAGGTAGCTGCATTAAGTGGCATTGATGTAAGATTACTTGTACCACAACGACCGGATAAGAAAATAGTCTACTATGCTTCCCGTTCTTATTTTCCAGAACTGCTAGAAGCAGGGGCTAAAGTGTATGAATATGAGAAGGGGTTCTTACACAGTAAAATCATTATTGTTGATTACGAATTAGCTTCGATTGGGACGGCTAATATGGATATGAGAAGCTTCCATTTAAATTTTGAAGTTAATGCTTTTTTATATCGTACAGGAAGTACACAAAAGCTTGTTACAGAATATATGAATGATATTGAGAATTCAAATGAAATTATTTACGAGGAGTTTGCAAAGCGTTCATTTGCCAAAAAGGTTTATGAATCTACAGCAAGGTTAATGTCTCCTTTGCTTTAA